The sequence ACAATGCGTGAACCTTATATGATATAAAAGCAGCACGTTCAGGCACATGTAACATTAGTAAAATTGCTGTAACCGTGTCGATCGAACTTTCATTCTCAACAGTGACCCGGTAAAGATTTCGATGTACTCGTTTGTTGGTTTGCTGGTCGCATTTCTAGCGACCGCAACTTCTGCTCAACATTTTCGACCACTTCTGCTACCACCACCACCGGCACCACGGATTGGTGAAACGTATTTCGCCTACCAACTAAAGAGCTTCCGTCAAGCTTTGGATGAGTGTGCTGAATATTTAGCAGTTCACCCGGAAGCCATCGAGCGGCTTATTTCGTTCAACTACATAACAAATGAGCCAGAATTGAGATGCTTGATTCGATGCACTGGCATCAATTTGGGATGGTGGAACGATACGACCGGCGTTCAGATTCCAATTATGGAGAGTTATTTCTTGCCGGCTCCAGGAGATACTTGCTTCGTTCGACGTACCAGGGAGTGTTTTGATGCAAAAATAGCACTATGCCACGATGACTGCTCGAAGGCTTACGAGTCGTTCTTGTGTTACTTCCATCATTACGGAAACCTCAAATTTACTAACGAATACGTTCCTTTGACTCCGCTGGATGCAATCCAGGCAGCCGTTGATTGTATAAATGTTCTTCAAATTCCGGGTGAGCTACTCGAACAATACAGTAGGGGAGTGTTTCCAGATTGTCAAGAAACTAAATGTCTGTATCGGTGTCAGTATATTGCCGAGGGTCTGTACGATAGTAGACTTGGATTTAACCTTCCTCGAATCTACGCTCGCGAACATGAGATCCCAGATCTGGAACTTCTAAGCGAGAACACGAAGGCATGCACGGAGCTGGCATTGCGAGACTCGTGTGATGAGTGTACTAGATTTTTCCGAGCCCATAAATGCTTCTCGAGATGTGGTGTGATAGATCATACCACTTCCGTGTTGGTGCAAGCGTCTTGGATTGTACTCGGACAGCACACTTGTAGAAGGCAAAATCCTTTCTATTTGTTCCCACCGTACACCCCGCTGCAGTCTTACGCACCTTTGCAGTCGTTCGCTCCACGATACATTCTACCTCCGACGAGAGGTTGTAAGTTCGCTAATAACTGAAATGAAGTGATGTTAGTTAATTAGATGATAAAGATAAGTAATTATATTGTATACAAATAAAATGATTAACATGagcagttgttcaaaactgtacCATGAATGTGTGTTGTTTTTGACTATGTTCCGGGTTGGCGGCTGAGTGTATAGAGCGCTGGTTATACAAGCcagatgtcgtatgttcgaaccccgacttgAAGggattcttagcgtcagtaAGACCATAACACTGGCAAGAAAGGACTCTATAGGCTAAGAATAGGCTGCGAGGTCTGTTGAAGCAGAATGATCAAATTTCCCCCCaaaaaatgtaataccaagatatcggattttgcctttctccatagaaagatattagaattgcCGGAAATACCAacaacacggaaagaccgaaatcagcattttggcgaaaacattagttgattttctgattttggttagttatttttcgagacaactaaaaaaatcttacttttgctaatttagattttttaattctcattcccttaatagtaataaaatatttgctgaaatggcttttttttagttgaattcaccaattaaacgtgctgtcatttctcagctaaggcacgcttcaaatccattcaactaatttttcagttgaattaaagaaataaaacgttTTTTTCAACCTACATAAATGGCCTACctacagctatatggcgcactgtcaccgaaaaaacgttaacaccgtaatgactactagccactagatggcacactactaccgacataattttttcagtcgcggttgttttgcctatattggcaggtataaatacgattggagaaaaagacataaacgaaacataaacttctttttgaaaaattttcttctaaaacgctgttttcttcatacgacttcgcaaaatcgactctctcactgaaagctttgagcactcggaaaacaaaaaccgaatacaagtagtacaccggaggGTGTTGCCCGGAAGGttagaaaatacaaaaaaacatcatttgacatatacaaattgagtgcaacattcgaacttacttcactgttccgcgtaaaaacattattacgcacaatcactTCAAATTCGTAAAATTCTGAATAAGTCCACTTTCCACTAATAGttcacgtcatttttacaaatcaaaattagaaatttatggatggatatatcgtaacacatgcgaaaaacatcaaaacaattcacaagcagtttcaacaagactgtcaagacacttctcatgagtttttggataataaacttgttaataaaaccaatttcatttttgttttctttgtgctgtccttcagtaatgatggtgatagataaatagaaacaaattttctgaaatttagttgtcaatgagaatttcgtattggattgaaatattactggtttgtgtccaggatatttgccaactaaacacatcctttaaaaataaaagtttttttcacaatcaactagttcaaaaacagtaatacgaattaggcgcagagctaatttcggtcgttccgtgtatcaaACGGAGCCTTggtccatagtgttatataacattcgactcagttcgacgagatcggaaaatgtctgtgtgtgtgtgcgctcaCTTTTCGAAGGTATTATTACcgcccaattttctcagagatggttgaaccggctattgatcaagttcgaagatcaaatggctatgacttctcgttccggagatatgatggcataagtgacgtaaccgacaaaacgtgtttttTCTTACCGCGCCATTTTgctcagatatggctgaaccggttttaacaagcttaggctcgtttggaagctactattgagccattgataAATGACATAACCGACGAAACGGAGattggatcacctctaatttcgtgaagcagtattgctcaaaagtttaagcacctcgaaaaaagtccccatgcaaaacttgagctaaatcggataaggGGGAGGGGTGCTGCCcttcggttaaggtttgaaaattttcgatcatgAAAGATCatgagatttccaaaatcgaaaaatttttgttgatgcaaaaaatcttagaatttcatgaaacgtcgagattttgtgtcttctaaaaaaattaaaataaatgactttctcaaactttttgagaatttgagaaaaaattttgaaagtcggttttcccaaaacaaaatttttttcgagatgacactaaatctcgacgttttatgcaatgtGATTATGTAAAGAGTGGCGAATTCTGAAGCTTTTGCCatcaaaaaaatgttcgatttcggaaatttcaagtGTCCCTCCCCTTGACTTTCGGAAAAACCTTACGTATCATCGCAAAACCCTTCGCTGGGTATAAAAATTAGGGAAAACGcctgaaaatttgaaattaatcgaTACGATCGTTTTTTAGATAACGATATCGTACTCACCGCAAACAATTAAGCGTACAATCTACAATATTCCACATATAATGACATTTTTTTCCACAAATATAACAAAGCATGTACTATTCGATCCatttaattcattgaaataaactcactttcacACTTCCTAGAGTAATTAAAAGATTGAGCTTCTTTTCTCGAGTCGGAAAGTATGTAACCCTTTAAGGTATGTAACCCCTTAatgattatttgatatttttatacAAAATGATGATTGCTGTGTTCCAACTCAGAAGCAAATATACTCATTAaggtaaaacattgtttttgtttattttacattattttttcatttcagtAACAATACCGTATTGGAGTGCTTATAGTAGGTAGGTGTGGAATCTCACCCTTGATTATTTGCGGTATTTAAACTGATTGTAGAGGATAAATGATAGACTTTAATTGTATACCCGAAACAAACATTttaaaggttaaaacctctataatcgaatcaaaaaaaatcttgattcaTAAACTCGAATAAGTATCTCATATAATTTAGGAATCCTGCATAAAATGGGATAGTTTCCAGAGAGTAACGTCTGCGAACCTGAGATCaacctatttttaatttttgtttattgattCAGCAGTCCCTTTAAACGCCTTTCCTCATCACTAAGTCTATAGATTCCTTTCACATCAtataaaaaactagttttaatccacctagtggtgtaaagatgccATTCTCATTtccattttctcctgtatattacagcagaaattccccgaaattctacaatttaaaaaatcttagaaaatagttttgaagatttctgttgcataatactgccacattgatatactacatttgaatttaagtaaatgaaaatctattcaatcatgtgTGAGAAAGTGTAGTAAGcaacattttattacatttaattactattgtttaagctggatatcggcatagtgacattcgattCTTTCAACCatgcactaatatgacctacacatttttttacgattctctatgacgatttgaattttgaaaaataggcaccggtagtcggacttggataaaattcagctaatcatttatgggactatcaatggtttatttggttacagcgtctcatggtctgcaaactagagaaaatgactagccaatataaaatcactagcaaatataaagaggtggcttatgaaaaaaaaattcttgcaactgcaatttttacactaatcaccctaccCTTCGAAAGCAGGGGTttaagccgaatgaaaattggaagtttgtgaaaatcggttcagccatgagacttttcatttgaatctaaatttgtgaaaatcggctcaaccatctccgagaaaagtgagtgatatttttttttcacatttggaactttgtatagaatcatgagacctttaatttgattttaagtttatgaaaatcggttctgccatatcCGAcattgactcagttcgtcgaactgagtcgaatggtatatgatattcggccctccgggcctcggttaagaaGTCGGTTTCACCAATTCAAAGTTCCTAAGTTTCATTgtaccaaaaaaaggaaaaaaatagtcacaaacgttgattctaatgaaaggtcttatggcctcatacagttttttttaaatttcggcaACTCTGCacactatacaaaattgaacaaagtacgCTAGGTGggcgcgttttcttcttcttccgtcccagcacgtaccgattttgcattattttgtatgacagtttgaaagttttgatattcattgccctataatttcgaaaccggaaattggatctagatgaaattgcacagtgtctttaaagacactgagagctttaatttgaatcatgatttgtgaaaatcggttaaaccgttgctgaggattcgaaatgaaaatttttatcgttgttctggtgcatatcaccctgtaattccggaaccggagtcggatcgggataaaactcaaaagcgatctatgggaccgtaagacttttgatttgaatctgagtttgtgaaaatcggttcagcagtcTCTGAGCAAATCGagcgacattatttgtcacatacacacatacatacatacacacacagacatttgttcagttcgtcgagatgagtcgaatggtatatgacattcggccctccgagcctcggaaaatttttttaaactttgagcgaattctatacctattttttatatttataaaaaaggtcaaACCggtttcgaaactgact comes from Malaya genurostris strain Urasoe2022 chromosome 3, Malgen_1.1, whole genome shotgun sequence and encodes:
- the LOC131433807 gene encoding uncharacterized protein LOC131433807 → MYSFVGLLVAFLATATSAQHFRPLLLPPPPAPRIGETYFAYQLKSFRQALDECAEYLAVHPEAIERLISFNYITNEPELRCLIRCTGINLGWWNDTTGVQIPIMESYFLPAPGDTCFVRRTRECFDAKIALCHDDCSKAYESFLCYFHHYGNLKFTNEYVPLTPLDAIQAAVDCINVLQIPGELLEQYSRGVFPDCQETKCLYRCQYIAEGLYDSRLGFNLPRIYAREHEIPDLELLSENTKACTELALRDSCDECTRFFRAHKCFSRCGVIDHTTSVLVQASWIVLGQHTCRRQNPFYLFPPYTPLQSYAPLQSFAPRYILPPTRGCKFANN